Proteins from a single region of Ischnura elegans chromosome 2, ioIscEleg1.1, whole genome shotgun sequence:
- the LOC124154323 gene encoding deoxyribodipyrimidine photo-lyase-like, with the protein MNPAAIQFIKTENVSTSAGQGQISDILLKLDRDRNKVASSAAAYDFNLKRVRLMSETEKIPDRMQGVVYWMSRDARVQDNWAMLFSQRIALKHRVGLHVCFCLVPKFLDATIRHFKFLLGGLRVVESDLKKLNIQFHLLRGKADDVLPEFVEKNSIGAVVTDFSPLRTPLSWVKSFKEKLNPSIPFWQVDAHNIVPMWVTSNELEYAAYTIRGKIKHHLPEFLTHFPPVISHPYPGTVKAEPVDWAAAEASLQVDQSVKEVSWAVPGTSAGLNYLQSFVANRLQLYATKRNEPTVKAQSNLSPWIHFGQISIQRCVLEVQEKRPKCPESVDGWVEQAVIRRELADNFCYFNPNYDNLNGADQWAKDTLNNHRKDKREYVYSLAQFEAARTHDDLWNASQIQMMREGKMHGFLRMYWAKKILEWSESPDDALSISIYLNDRYNLDGRDPNGYVGIMWSICGIHDHGFPERPVLGRIRWMSYEGCKRKFDVMSFVSRYGAKKYRYEGKK; encoded by the exons ATGAATCCAGCAGCAATTCAGTTCATTAAGACTGAAAATGTTTCTACTTCTGCTGGGCAGGGTCAGATTTCTGACATCCTGCTTAAGTTGGATAGGGATCGAAATAAG GTAGCATCTTCGGCAGCAGCATATGATTTCAACTTGAAAAGAGTGAGACTTATGTCGGAGACAGAGAAAATTCCTGATCGAATGCAAGGAGTAGTTTACTGGATGTCGAGAGATGCCCGCGTACAAG ATAACTGGGCCATGTTGTTCTCTCAGAGAATAGCATTGAAACATAGAGTTGGACTACATGTATGTTTCTGTCTTGTGCCAAAGTTTCTTGATGCAACAATTCGTCACTTCAAATTTTTACTTGGAG GTCTTCGCGTGGTGGAATCAGATTTGAAAAAACTGAATATTCAATTTCACCTCCTTCGTGGGAAAGCTGATGATGTCCTACCTGAATTTGTAGAAAAGAACTCTATTGGAGCTGTTGTCACTGATTTTAGTCCACTTCGTACACCCTTGAGTTGGGTGAAGTCattcaaggaaaaattgaatCCTAGTATACCTTTCTGGCAG GTAGATGCACACAACATTGTTCCAATGTGGGTCACCTCCAATGAATTAGAGTACGCAGCATACACAATTCGAGGAAAGATTAAACATCATCTGCCAGAGTTCCTAACACATTTTCCACCTGTAATTTCACACCCTTATCCAGGCACAGTGAAAGCAGAG CCTGTTGATTGGGCTGCTGCTGAAGCCTCATTGCAAGTTGATCAGAGTGTGAAAGAAGTTAGCTGGGCTGTTCCTGGAACCAGCGCTGGCCTTAACTATCTGCAATCTTTTGTTGCTAACAGGCTTCAACTTTATGCCACCAAACGTAATGAGCCTACTGTTAAAGCCCAAAGCAATTTATCACCATGGATTCATTttg GGCAAATATCAATTCAGAGATGTGTTTTAGAAGTTCAGGAAAAAAGACCAAAGTGCCCAGAAAGTGTAGATGGGTGGGTTGAACAAGCAGTGATACGGCGAGAACTGGCTGATAACTTTTGTTACTTTAATCCCAATTACGACAATTTGAATGGAGCTGATCAATGGGCAAAAGATACACTTAACAACCACAG AAAAGATAAGAGGGAGTATGTTTATTCGCTTGCCCAGTTTGAGGCAGCACGAACTCATGACGATCTCTGGAATGCTTCTCAAATCCAAATGATGCGGGAAGGCAAAATGCACGGATTCCTCAGAATGTACTGGGCAAAGAAGATTTTGGAATGGTCTGAAAGCCCTGATGATGCATTATCCATATCTATTTATCTTAATGATCGGTACAACTTAGATGGCAGAGATCCAAATGGATATGTAG GTATAATGTGGTCAATATGTGGAATACATGACCATGGTTTTCCTGAGCGTCCTGTTCTTGGTCGGATTCGATGGATGAGCTATGAAGGCTGCAAAAGGAAATTTGATGTCATGAGCTTTGTGTCACGTTATGGAGCCAAGAAATACAGATACGAAGGGAAGAAGTAG